In Bacteroidia bacterium, one DNA window encodes the following:
- the mutS gene encoding DNA mismatch repair protein MutS, with amino-acid sequence MKQYWQVKAKYPGAIILFRVGDFYETFAEDAVKTAHTLGLVLTKRGNGSASEVELAGFPHHSLDTYLPKLVRAGYRVAVCDQLEDPKMAKGLVKRGVTELVSPGVAYSDKVLDAKKSNYLASVFKSNKQIGVAFLDISTGDFFVTAGSLESIDKLLGGFAPAEIIIAKSQQYDFPPAWQDSYIIQTLDAWVFQLDYAEDKLKDHFKTVSLKGFRIDDEAEMITAAGAALHYAAEACFDRLQHINSLQRIETDDYVWLDSFTIRNLEILQPIFPGGKALVDVIDRTNSPMGARTLRNWIVLPLKELKPINERLDVVDFFVQNTSIRQQIIDLIKQLGDIERIVSRVSLLRVSPRELLQLASGLKISEEINRLLKDTRQQILIELSDRINPCSSIADKIITQISDDAPAVVAKGGVFKSGCDSQLDELRDISQNGKTKIAEIHAREVELTNIPSLKIGFNNVFGYYLEITKTHVSKVPDTWIRKQTLTNAERYVTPELKELEEKILNAESLILQRETQLYEEFLQHIISFVEPIRVTAFNLGTLDCLSSFAALAVNNRYCKPEITNGFDLELKAARHPVIEKQLPPGESYIDNDILFDEEQRIIILTGPNMSGKSALLRQTALAVLMAQIGCFVAADAATIGLVDKIYTRVGASDNISLGESTFMVEMLETASILNNISKNSLILLDEIGRGTSTFDGVSLAWAIAEFIATHPQSPKTLFATHYHELNELENKLQGVKNFHISIKEVSDKILFLRKLLQGGSESSFGIHVAKMAGVPKAVTDRAALILEELEKDRAAISGKETLKKIKTQQVQMTMFGINDPRLEEMRRMVFETDVNSLSPIEALMKLNELKKVLEGGK; translated from the coding sequence ATGAAACAGTACTGGCAAGTCAAAGCCAAGTATCCGGGAGCTATTATCCTATTTAGGGTTGGGGATTTTTACGAAACTTTTGCAGAAGATGCAGTCAAAACTGCCCATACTTTAGGATTAGTCTTAACCAAGCGTGGCAACGGCTCTGCCTCAGAGGTAGAGCTTGCCGGTTTTCCGCATCATTCATTGGATACCTACTTACCTAAATTGGTAAGAGCCGGTTATCGTGTTGCTGTGTGCGATCAATTAGAGGACCCAAAAATGGCAAAGGGCTTGGTTAAACGTGGTGTTACCGAATTGGTGAGTCCGGGTGTTGCATATAGTGATAAAGTCTTAGATGCGAAAAAAAGTAACTATCTTGCTTCTGTCTTTAAATCTAACAAACAGATTGGTGTTGCCTTTCTGGATATTTCAACCGGAGACTTCTTTGTTACAGCCGGTTCTTTAGAGAGTATTGATAAATTGTTGGGAGGATTTGCCCCTGCAGAAATTATCATCGCTAAGAGTCAACAATATGATTTTCCGCCTGCTTGGCAAGACAGCTATATTATACAAACATTAGATGCCTGGGTGTTTCAATTGGATTATGCCGAAGATAAATTGAAAGACCATTTTAAAACAGTTTCACTCAAGGGATTTAGAATTGATGATGAAGCAGAAATGATTACGGCTGCCGGTGCTGCTTTACATTATGCAGCTGAGGCATGTTTTGACCGTTTGCAGCATATCAATTCACTGCAAAGAATCGAAACAGATGACTATGTTTGGTTAGATTCTTTTACTATACGTAACCTCGAAATTTTACAACCTATTTTTCCAGGAGGTAAAGCATTGGTTGATGTCATAGACAGAACCAATTCGCCAATGGGAGCGCGCACATTAAGGAATTGGATTGTATTGCCGCTGAAAGAGTTGAAACCCATCAATGAAAGATTGGATGTGGTTGATTTTTTTGTGCAGAATACGAGTATTAGACAGCAGATTATTGACTTGATAAAGCAATTGGGTGATATTGAAAGAATTGTGTCCCGTGTTTCTTTACTTAGAGTGAGTCCTCGAGAGCTATTACAATTGGCTTCCGGTTTGAAAATTTCAGAAGAAATCAACCGTCTTTTGAAAGATACCAGACAACAAATCTTGATTGAGTTATCCGATAGAATCAACCCTTGCAGCAGTATTGCCGATAAAATTATTACACAAATCAGTGATGACGCACCGGCTGTGGTGGCAAAGGGAGGGGTGTTTAAGAGTGGTTGTGATAGCCAACTTGATGAATTGCGGGACATTTCACAAAATGGCAAAACCAAGATTGCCGAGATTCATGCACGTGAAGTGGAATTGACCAATATTCCTTCGCTCAAGATAGGGTTTAATAATGTTTTTGGATATTATCTTGAAATTACCAAAACGCATGTGTCAAAAGTGCCTGATACTTGGATTAGAAAACAGACGCTGACAAATGCAGAAAGGTATGTTACTCCGGAACTAAAAGAACTTGAAGAGAAAATCTTGAATGCGGAGTCGCTGATTCTGCAAAGAGAGACACAGCTATATGAAGAGTTTTTACAACATATTATCAGCTTTGTAGAGCCGATTAGAGTAACAGCTTTTAATCTGGGCACTTTGGATTGCCTGAGTTCGTTTGCAGCTTTGGCGGTAAATAATCGCTATTGTAAACCGGAAATAACAAACGGGTTTGATTTGGAATTGAAAGCAGCTCGACACCCTGTGATTGAGAAGCAGTTGCCCCCCGGTGAGAGTTATATTGACAATGATATTCTTTTTGATGAAGAGCAACGCATCATCATCCTGACCGGACCAAACATGTCGGGTAAATCAGCGTTACTCAGACAGACAGCGCTCGCAGTGCTGATGGCTCAGATAGGTTGTTTCGTTGCGGCTGATGCTGCTACCATTGGTTTGGTTGATAAGATTTATACTCGTGTGGGTGCGTCCGACAATATCAGTTTGGGTGAATCTACTTTTATGGTAGAAATGCTTGAAACCGCTAGTATTCTCAATAATATCAGTAAAAACAGTTTGATTTTATTGGATGAAATAGGACGCGGAACTTCCACTTTTGACGGGGTGTCGCTTGCTTGGGCAATTGCAGAATTTATTGCCACTCACCCACAAAGCCCCAAGACTTTGTTTGCAACACATTACCACGAACTGAATGAACTTGAGAATAAATTACAGGGGGTTAAGAATTTCCATATTTCGATTAAGGAAGTGAGCGATAAGATTTTGTTCTTGCGCAAACTTTTGCAGGGCGGGAGTGAAAGTAGTTTTGGTATTCATGTAGCAAAAATGGCAGGTGTGCCTAAGGCTGTTACTGACCGAGCCGCTTTGATTTTAGAGGAGTTAGAAAAAGATCGTGCTGCTATTTCGGGTAAGGAGACACTTAAAAAAATAAAAACCCAACAAGTGCAAATGACTATGTTTGGAATCAATGATCCTCGCCTTGAAGAAATGCGCAGGATGGTTTTTGAAACAGATGTAAACTCACTCTCGCCCATTGAGGCACTGATGAAGCTCAATGAACTGAAAAAGGTATTAGAAGGAGGAAAGTAA
- a CDS encoding isocitrate dehydrogenase (NADP(+)), giving the protein MQKIKVANPVVELDGDEMTRIIWNSIKEKLIFPYLDLDIKYYDLGIEKRDETDDKITVEAAEAIKKYNVGIKCATITPDEARVEEFKLKNMWKSPNGTIRNILDGTVFREPIVIDNVPRLVPNWTSPICIGRHAFGDQYRATDFVTKGPGKLTITFTPENGGEVQSFEVYNFQNDGVAMAMYNHDESIKGFARACMNQALMKGWPLYLSTKNTILKKYDGRFKDIFEEIYQTEFKSKFEAKGITYEHRLIDDMVAFVLKTHGKIVWACKNYDGDVQSDTVAQGYGSLGLMTSTLITPDGKTMEAEAAHGTVTRHYRQHQQGKPTSTNPIASIFAWTRGLEFRGKLDNNQQLINFSNTLEQTCIEVVKSGKMTKDLAICIHGNNVEHGKHYLYTEEFLDAIDNALKAKLSSQSA; this is encoded by the coding sequence ATGCAAAAAATTAAAGTAGCCAACCCTGTAGTAGAACTTGATGGAGACGAAATGACCAGAATCATCTGGAACTCAATCAAGGAAAAATTGATTTTTCCATATTTAGACCTTGATATCAAATATTATGATTTAGGTATAGAAAAAAGAGATGAAACCGATGACAAAATTACGGTAGAGGCTGCTGAAGCCATCAAAAAGTACAATGTAGGTATCAAATGTGCCACCATCACTCCTGATGAAGCACGTGTTGAGGAATTTAAACTAAAAAATATGTGGAAGTCTCCTAACGGAACCATTAGAAATATTTTAGATGGAACTGTATTCAGAGAACCTATTGTAATTGACAATGTACCTCGCCTTGTTCCAAATTGGACATCACCTATTTGTATTGGCAGACACGCATTTGGCGACCAATACAGAGCAACTGACTTTGTAACCAAAGGTCCTGGCAAACTCACAATTACATTCACTCCTGAAAACGGAGGCGAAGTGCAATCTTTTGAAGTATATAATTTCCAAAATGATGGCGTTGCAATGGCAATGTACAACCATGATGAATCAATCAAAGGTTTTGCCAGAGCATGTATGAATCAAGCATTAATGAAAGGATGGCCCCTGTATTTGAGTACCAAAAACACCATTCTGAAAAAATATGACGGCAGGTTTAAAGACATTTTTGAAGAAATTTATCAAACTGAATTCAAATCTAAATTTGAAGCCAAAGGAATTACTTACGAACACAGACTGATTGACGACATGGTTGCTTTTGTTTTGAAAACGCATGGCAAAATTGTGTGGGCTTGTAAGAACTATGATGGCGATGTACAATCTGATACGGTTGCACAAGGATACGGTTCTTTGGGATTAATGACTTCAACCCTGATTACCCCTGATGGTAAGACGATGGAGGCTGAAGCTGCACACGGTACTGTTACCCGCCACTACAGACAACATCAACAAGGAAAACCTACTTCTACTAACCCGATTGCAAGTATTTTCGCTTGGACAAGAGGATTAGAGTTCAGAGGTAAATTGGACAACAACCAGCAATTAATTAATTTTAGCAATACCCTTGAACAAACATGTATAGAAGTGGTGAAGAGTGGTAAAATGACTAAGGATTTAGCGATTTGTATTCACGGAAACAATGTGGAACATGGCAAACACTATCTTTACACTGAAGAGTTCTTAGATGCTATTGACAATGCGCTCAAAGCAAAACTTAGCAGCCAATCTGCATAA
- a CDS encoding methionine aminotransferase encodes MAKEHDALNLSQGFPDFDPPPALIQAVYQAMQKGANQYAPMAGLMSLREQIANKMFDRYSAQFDPEKEITVVPGATIGIYAAIASVIRENDEVLIFEPAYDSYVPAVEANGGKAVFSELKFPNYKPNWDEVKKLITVRTKMIIINSPHNPTGSIFSAQDMMKLEKLVKDRDIVILSDEVYEHIIFDGVEHQSIARFPNLAKRSFIVYSFGKTYHATGWKMGYVIAPEELTEEFRKIYQYMAFACNTPMQHAFAEIMQQSDLYDELGVLYCEKRDYFLQGLKNSKFKFKPSLGTYFQLLDYSKISESDEMEFAEWLVKEKKIAAIPVSSFYRKKDNNKVLRFCFAKNNDTLNRAIDILCNL; translated from the coding sequence ATGGCAAAGGAACATGATGCACTTAATCTTTCACAAGGCTTTCCTGATTTTGACCCTCCTCCGGCTCTGATACAAGCAGTTTATCAAGCTATGCAAAAGGGTGCAAATCAATATGCCCCCATGGCAGGTCTGATGAGTTTGCGGGAACAGATAGCCAACAAAATGTTTGACCGGTATTCTGCTCAATTTGACCCCGAAAAAGAGATTACGGTTGTTCCGGGCGCTACAATCGGCATTTATGCAGCAATAGCATCTGTTATCAGGGAAAATGACGAGGTGTTAATTTTTGAACCTGCATATGATAGTTATGTACCTGCAGTGGAAGCAAACGGAGGTAAAGCGGTTTTTTCGGAGTTAAAGTTTCCAAACTATAAACCCAATTGGGATGAAGTCAAAAAGCTCATTACAGTGCGCACAAAGATGATTATTATCAATAGTCCGCATAACCCGACAGGCAGCATTTTCTCAGCTCAGGATATGATGAAGTTGGAAAAGTTGGTGAAAGACAGGGATATTGTGATTCTGAGCGATGAGGTATATGAACACATTATCTTTGATGGAGTTGAACATCAAAGTATAGCGCGTTTCCCCAACCTTGCTAAACGCAGTTTTATTGTGTATTCTTTCGGTAAGACTTATCATGCAACAGGATGGAAAATGGGATATGTGATTGCACCGGAGGAACTTACTGAAGAATTCAGAAAGATTTATCAGTACATGGCTTTTGCTTGTAATACTCCTATGCAACACGCATTTGCCGAAATAATGCAACAATCTGATTTGTATGACGAATTGGGAGTTTTGTATTGCGAAAAACGAGATTATTTTTTGCAAGGTTTGAAAAATTCTAAATTCAAGTTTAAACCTTCTTTAGGAACATATTTTCAACTGTTGGACTACAGTAAAATCAGCGAGTCAGATGAAATGGAATTTGCAGAATGGTTAGTAAAAGAAAAAAAGATTGCGGCAATTCCTGTTTCAAGTTTTTACAGAAAAAAAGACAATAATAAGGTGTTGCGCTTTTGTTTTGCAAAAAATAATGACACCCTTAACCGCGCCATAGATATTTTATGCAATCTTTAA
- a CDS encoding amidohydrolase — MQSLKLAIIQSDIVWEDVESNLTHFADLLETVKVDTDLIMLPEMFTTGFSMNVKALAVHSVSMGLPWMQEKAKEHCCVIAGSMMVEDSGKFFNRLFYVFPDGTHAHYDKKHLFSMGNEQEYFHAGTEPVIVEVKGWRIKPLVCYDVRFPSWCRNREDYDLLTFHASFPERRIHHWDILLQARAVENLCYVAAVNRVGADAFGIEHNGSSQILEPDGTIIKMNKGEEVVLYATLSKNKLLETRQKFPFLQDRDI, encoded by the coding sequence ATGCAATCTTTAAAATTAGCTATCATTCAATCCGATATTGTTTGGGAAGATGTTGAGTCTAACTTAACCCATTTTGCTGATTTGCTTGAAACAGTCAAGGTGGATACCGATTTGATTATGTTGCCGGAAATGTTTACTACAGGGTTTAGTATGAATGTCAAAGCACTTGCAGTACATTCTGTGTCAATGGGTTTGCCTTGGATGCAGGAAAAAGCTAAAGAGCATTGCTGTGTGATTGCGGGGAGTATGATGGTAGAGGATTCAGGTAAGTTTTTCAATAGATTGTTTTATGTCTTTCCCGATGGAACACATGCTCACTATGATAAGAAACACTTATTCTCCATGGGTAATGAACAGGAGTATTTTCATGCAGGTACTGAACCTGTCATTGTAGAAGTAAAGGGTTGGCGGATTAAACCTCTTGTTTGCTATGATGTCCGTTTTCCCAGTTGGTGTCGCAATCGTGAGGATTATGATTTGTTGACTTTTCATGCAAGTTTTCCCGAACGCAGAATTCACCATTGGGATATATTGTTACAAGCAAGAGCCGTAGAAAACCTCTGTTATGTGGCTGCTGTCAATAGAGTAGGGGCGGATGCTTTTGGAATTGAACACAATGGCTCATCTCAAATTCTTGAACCCGATGGAACCATTATAAAAATGAACAAAGGCGAAGAAGTGGTCTTGTATGCTACTTTGTCAAAAAATAAACTATTGGAAACAAGACAAAAATTCCCCTTTTTACAAGATAGAGATATCTGA
- a CDS encoding alpha/beta hydrolase, with the protein MRNIIAVLISLSFSIYACTPDSSKGKNNNNQTSNLDTVYTNVAYGNDAKQVMDIYLPEGRNTASTKTIIIIHGGAWIGGDKSEMAYFVQSIQKKWPEVAIANINYRLANGSSIIHTQISEDLKSAVNYLIDNSVTLGISKDFAMLGASAGAHLSLLYSYKFNTDNHIKAVSNIFGPSHFADWTYYNSFNIFLGGNVKEIFKKYTGVYWDSALYTSLSPYHLVNKDNYIPTITFHSDIDVIVPLYQSQYFVHKLDSLKLSNKYFQYPGQGHGFNDEYNKRCVDSTVSFFKAILQ; encoded by the coding sequence ATGAGAAATATTATAGCAGTACTCATCAGCCTATCTTTTTCTATTTATGCCTGCACTCCCGATTCGAGCAAGGGTAAAAATAACAACAACCAAACTTCCAATCTTGACACAGTATATACGAATGTGGCTTATGGCAATGATGCGAAACAAGTAATGGACATATATTTACCCGAAGGCAGGAACACTGCTTCCACTAAAACCATCATCATTATTCACGGTGGTGCATGGATAGGCGGTGACAAATCCGAAATGGCATATTTTGTTCAATCCATTCAAAAAAAGTGGCCCGAAGTAGCCATTGCAAATATTAACTACAGATTAGCAAACGGCAGCAGTATTATTCACACACAAATATCTGAGGATCTGAAAAGTGCAGTCAATTATTTGATTGACAACAGTGTTACCTTAGGCATATCAAAAGACTTTGCCATGCTTGGCGCAAGCGCAGGAGCACATCTCAGCTTACTATACTCTTATAAATTTAATACAGACAACCATATCAAAGCCGTTAGCAATATATTTGGTCCGAGCCATTTTGCTGACTGGACTTATTACAACTCTTTCAATATCTTCTTAGGTGGCAACGTAAAAGAAATTTTCAAAAAATATACAGGTGTTTATTGGGACTCTGCATTATACACTAGTTTAAGCCCATATCATCTTGTGAACAAAGACAACTACATCCCCACAATTACTTTTCATAGTGATATCGATGTCATTGTACCTCTGTATCAAAGTCAATATTTTGTACACAAATTGGATTCTCTCAAACTCTCAAACAAATACTTCCAATATCCGGGACAAGGACATGGCTTTAATGACGAATACAATAAAAGATGTGTAGATTCAACGGTTTCGTTTTTTAAAGCTATTTTGCAATAA